One genomic region from Pseudomonas sp. R5-89-07 encodes:
- a CDS encoding MATE family efflux transporter has translation MEVTQQRPLWQIYLFFLAPMVLSNFLQSFSGTLNGIYVGQMLGTHALAAVSGMFPIVFFFIALVIGLGAGASVLIGQAWGARETEMVKVITGATLTLGALVGLVAAVLGSLFARPALQALGTPVDVLDDAVGYARVMMLIMPLLLVFILYTQVLRSVSDTVSPLLALMVSTSVGLLLTPALIGGWLGLPPMGIQSAAYAGLTGNALAMLFLILRLRRKNHVMAPDRAMLAALRLDRVILGKVLRIGLPTGLQMVVLSLSELVILALVNGHGSQATAAYGAVTQIVNYVQFPALSIAITASILGAQAIGAGRLERIGPILRTGLLINTALTGGLIMLGYGLSHWLLGLFITDVTARVNAEHLLHIMLWSILVFGFQAVIGGIMRASGVVLVPVAISIFCVLCVELPVAYLFNAHFGLEGVWMAFPVTYLAMLVLQTAYYRLVWRHKQIKRLV, from the coding sequence ATGGAAGTCACCCAACAACGGCCGTTGTGGCAGATCTACCTGTTCTTTCTGGCACCCATGGTGCTTTCCAACTTTCTGCAAAGCTTTTCCGGCACGCTCAACGGCATCTACGTCGGGCAAATGCTGGGCACCCACGCGCTGGCGGCAGTGTCGGGCATGTTCCCCATCGTGTTTTTCTTCATTGCCTTGGTGATTGGCCTGGGCGCTGGCGCGTCGGTGTTGATCGGCCAGGCCTGGGGCGCCCGCGAGACGGAAATGGTCAAGGTGATCACCGGCGCCACGCTGACCCTCGGCGCGCTGGTGGGCCTAGTCGCCGCCGTACTCGGCAGTCTGTTTGCGCGCCCCGCCTTACAGGCGTTGGGAACCCCCGTCGATGTACTTGACGATGCGGTGGGCTACGCCCGGGTGATGATGCTGATCATGCCGCTGTTGCTGGTATTCATTCTGTACACCCAGGTGCTGCGCAGTGTCAGCGATACCGTTTCGCCGCTCTTGGCCTTGATGGTTTCGACCTCGGTGGGCTTGTTGCTGACACCTGCGTTGATTGGCGGCTGGCTTGGCCTGCCGCCCATGGGCATCCAGAGTGCGGCGTACGCGGGGCTGACGGGTAATGCCTTGGCGATGCTGTTTCTTATCCTGCGCCTGCGCCGCAAGAACCATGTGATGGCGCCGGATCGCGCCATGCTCGCTGCCCTGCGCCTGGACCGGGTGATCCTGGGCAAGGTCTTGCGCATCGGCCTGCCGACAGGCCTACAGATGGTGGTGCTGTCGTTGTCGGAACTGGTCATCCTGGCGCTGGTAAACGGCCACGGTTCCCAGGCGACGGCGGCATATGGTGCGGTGACGCAGATCGTCAACTATGTGCAGTTTCCGGCACTGTCGATTGCCATCACGGCCTCGATCCTGGGAGCCCAGGCGATTGGCGCCGGGCGCCTGGAACGCATCGGGCCGATCCTGCGCACCGGGCTGCTGATCAACACTGCCCTCACCGGCGGCCTGATCATGCTCGGCTATGGGCTGTCGCATTGGCTGCTGGGGTTGTTTATCACTGACGTCACTGCGCGGGTCAACGCTGAGCACCTGTTGCATATCATGCTGTGGAGCATTCTGGTGTTCGGCTTCCAGGCCGTGATTGGCGGAATCATGCGCGCCAGCGGTGTGGTGTTGGTGCCGGTGGCTATCTCGATCTTCTGTGTGCTGTGCGTGGAATTACCGGTGGCTTACCTCTTTAACGCGCACTTTGGTCTCGAAGGCGTGTGGATGGCGTTTCCAGTGACTTACCTGGCGATGCTGGTGTTGCAGACTGCGTATTACCGCTTGGTATGGCGGCACAAGCAGATCAAGCGGCTGGTGTGA
- a CDS encoding IclR family transcriptional regulator has translation MENSIERNRDVKEVGAGGVSRLFALLRTLGEAPEGGERVTQLAQQVGLSQPTTHRLLRSLMDEGMVEQDARTKRYRLSLELFALAANAGKTGNLRDLVRPSLLRLSASLGDSLFLLARSGFDAICLDRSEGPYPIRTFTGDIGGRVALGVGQGSLAILAFLPEDERETVIRYNLPRLKDFHLYDEVLLRSEVENVRSLGYAARNTGVLEGMAGLAVPILNRDGHAVAALSVATISDRLGPSRLPMVVELLKREAATIGPRINPFDPTLRRPSQAFGG, from the coding sequence GTGGAAAATTCCATTGAGCGGAATAGAGACGTCAAGGAAGTCGGGGCCGGCGGTGTCTCTCGGCTGTTCGCACTGTTGCGTACTCTGGGCGAAGCACCCGAAGGCGGTGAACGCGTGACCCAGCTCGCGCAACAGGTCGGCCTCTCCCAACCCACCACCCACCGCCTGCTGCGCAGCCTGATGGACGAAGGCATGGTCGAGCAGGACGCGCGCACTAAACGCTACCGACTGAGCCTGGAGCTGTTTGCCCTGGCGGCGAATGCCGGCAAGACCGGCAACCTGCGCGATCTGGTGCGGCCAAGCCTGTTGCGTCTGAGTGCCTCACTGGGCGATTCGCTGTTCCTGCTGGCCCGCAGTGGCTTCGACGCGATCTGCCTGGACCGCAGCGAAGGCCCGTACCCGATTCGCACCTTTACCGGCGATATCGGTGGGCGCGTGGCGTTGGGCGTAGGGCAGGGCAGCCTGGCGATCCTGGCGTTCCTTCCGGAGGACGAGCGCGAAACGGTGATTCGCTACAACCTGCCGCGGCTCAAGGATTTTCACCTGTACGATGAGGTGTTGTTGCGTTCGGAGGTAGAGAACGTGCGCAGCCTCGGATACGCCGCGCGCAACACGGGCGTGCTGGAAGGCATGGCCGGGCTGGCGGTGCCGATCCTGAACCGCGACGGGCATGCGGTAGCGGCATTGAGTGTGGCGACCATCAGTGATCGCCTGGGGCCGAGCCGTTTGCCGATGGTGGTGGAGTTGTTGAAGCGCGAGGCGGCGACGATCGGGCCGCGGATCAATCCGTTTGATCCGACGTTGCGTCGGCCCTCGCAGGCGTTTGGTGGGTAG
- a CDS encoding type II toxin-antitoxin system HicB family antitoxin, which translates to MNNQLKHKGYIGSIEASLEDNCLFGKILFIKALVSYEGKTVAELDAAFQEAVDDYLATCQSLGQMPEKPCKGSFNVRVGHDLHLAAALAATRKKVTLNDLTRQALDEFLQHHFPEPCAAIG; encoded by the coding sequence GTGAACAACCAACTGAAACACAAAGGCTACATCGGCTCTATCGAAGCCAGCCTCGAGGACAACTGCCTGTTCGGCAAAATCCTGTTCATCAAGGCCCTCGTGAGCTACGAAGGCAAAACCGTCGCAGAGTTGGACGCGGCCTTCCAAGAGGCGGTGGACGACTACCTCGCCACCTGCCAATCGCTCGGGCAGATGCCTGAAAAGCCCTGCAAGGGTTCTTTCAACGTACGCGTCGGCCATGACCTGCATTTGGCGGCAGCGTTGGCGGCGACCCGCAAGAAAGTGACGTTGAACGACCTGACACGCCAGGCGCTGGATGAGTTTCTACAGCATCATTTCCCAGAGCCCTGCGCGGCGATTGGCTGA
- a CDS encoding type II toxin-antitoxin system HicA family toxin has protein sequence MSKNEKLLAKLLNEHMAFTWSELVTLLRRLGYTQIEGAGSRVKFDIGDPSAMITLHKPHPGNELKHYIRRQIIEQLKSGELIQ, from the coding sequence GTGTCCAAAAATGAAAAGCTGCTCGCCAAACTGCTCAATGAGCACATGGCATTCACCTGGTCCGAACTCGTAACGCTGTTGCGTCGACTGGGTTACACACAGATTGAAGGGGCTGGAAGCCGGGTCAAATTCGATATCGGCGATCCAAGTGCAATGATCACCCTGCACAAGCCTCACCCCGGCAACGAGTTGAAACACTACATTCGGCGCCAAATCATCGAACAATTGAAATCAGGAGAACTGATTCAGTGA
- a CDS encoding MFS transporter — MANPYAELFQVPGARAFVLAGMLARMPISMTGIGLITMLSQVHGGYGLAGSVAAVFALATAFCAPQVSRLVDRYGQGRVLPIAALIGGGALLMVLLCTRLQAPGWTLFLFAALAGCMPNMSAMVRARWTELYRGQPKLQTAFALESVLDEVCFIVGPPVSVGLSVVLFPEAGPLVAAVLLAVGVTTFVLQRSTEPPVHARHDHHERWLIASPAVQILMILLLAMGVIVGVVDVVSVAFAQHEGHPTAASIVLSVYAIGSCLAGLAFGMLKLKAPLPRQFLFCGVATAVTTLPLLLVTNIPGLAVAIFISGLFFAPTLIVSMALVERVVPPSRLTEGMTWLITGLSIGVAIGAASSGWMIDHFGATSGFWVALVAGAVVLGSAVLGYRRLG; from the coding sequence ATGGCAAACCCTTACGCCGAGTTGTTCCAGGTGCCTGGCGCTCGCGCTTTTGTGTTGGCTGGCATGCTGGCACGTATGCCCATATCCATGACCGGGATTGGCCTGATCACCATGCTCTCGCAGGTGCATGGCGGCTATGGGCTGGCGGGCTCGGTGGCGGCGGTATTCGCGCTGGCCACTGCGTTTTGCGCACCGCAGGTGTCGCGCCTGGTGGACCGTTACGGCCAGGGCAGGGTGCTGCCCATCGCCGCGCTGATCGGTGGCGGCGCGTTGTTGATGGTGCTGCTGTGTACGCGTCTGCAGGCGCCAGGCTGGACGCTGTTCCTGTTTGCCGCACTGGCCGGTTGCATGCCCAATATGTCGGCGATGGTGCGGGCGCGCTGGACCGAACTGTACCGCGGCCAACCCAAGCTGCAAACCGCGTTTGCCCTGGAGTCGGTGCTCGATGAGGTGTGCTTCATCGTCGGCCCGCCCGTTTCGGTCGGCCTCAGCGTGGTGCTGTTTCCCGAAGCCGGCCCCCTGGTGGCGGCGGTGTTGCTGGCGGTCGGCGTGACCACGTTCGTGCTGCAACGCTCCACTGAACCGCCGGTGCATGCCCGTCACGACCACCACGAACGCTGGCTGATCGCCTCGCCTGCGGTGCAAATCCTGATGATCCTGCTGCTGGCCATGGGCGTGATCGTCGGTGTGGTGGACGTGGTCAGCGTAGCGTTCGCCCAGCACGAGGGCCATCCAACGGCGGCGAGTATCGTGCTGTCGGTCTACGCCATTGGTTCCTGCCTGGCAGGCCTGGCCTTCGGAATGCTCAAGCTCAAGGCGCCATTGCCGCGCCAGTTTCTGTTCTGCGGCGTGGCCACGGCGGTGACGACCTTGCCGTTGCTGCTGGTGACCAATATTCCGGGGCTGGCCGTGGCGATCTTCATCTCCGGCCTGTTCTTTGCCCCGACCCTGATCGTGTCCATGGCGCTGGTGGAGCGGGTCGTCCCACCGAGCCGCCTCACCGAAGGCATGACCTGGCTGATCACCGGCCTGAGCATTGGCGTGGCCATCGGCGCCGCCAGCTCCGGCTGGATGATTGACCACTTTGGCGCCACCAGCGGGTTCTGGGTGGCACTGGTGGCGGGGGCGGTCGTGTTGGGTTCCGCTGTGCTGGGGTACCGGCGGTTGGGCTAG